The Procambarus clarkii isolate CNS0578487 chromosome 12, FALCON_Pclarkii_2.0, whole genome shotgun sequence DNA window TGATCTGCTGCGATGTCTCTTTCTCGACCTTTCCTTGCCTCTTTCATGATCTGTCTTTCATGATCCTCTTTCATGATCTGTCTCCTGTGAGTGACTTCTGCGAagcttttctctttctctgtcacatGGAAGGCCTCGGTGTGGGGAGCTAGAGTGGCCTCTGCCATCCTGGTCGTCACAGAGTGTTGTTCGGGATGGctctactggatcatttcttggtCTTGGTGGAGGAAAGATGTCCTCCTCATCACTTTCCCTCTCGTGGTTGTCCAAATCATCATTTAATACGGATACTCGACCTTTAAGCTCGTTGTTGGCTTCATGAATCGGTCTCTTTTGGATCCTCGGTAAAATTATATCACATGAACATTCATCTCTTAATAAACAATCAATATATTCATCCATGTGAGTAAACTGGAACTGGCCGGAACGGTCAATAACGCGTAGTTTCCTAAAGTCATTAAGGAGAGGTTCCAGGTACTTGTAACAATTCAGTGATCCACATACAAGTCTCAAGTAAAATGCCCCCAAAGCACGAGCATACTTAAAATCCTCTTGTGTGATGAATTCTATAATTATGTCAGTCTCAGGTTGGATCTGGAGCATCTTTAGCACGAGACATAGGAATGGCGTGGGTATGCTGTTGGCTCCGtgaacaccaccaatacacctgAGGGCTATTGCTTTGTCGACTAGTAATTCCGCCGAGAGGGCAAAGCATTCTTCTTTCCAGTATCTAGAGTCGTATATCCTAGTTCTTATAATTTTCTCAACTAAATACTGGGGATTTGTGCCGTGAGTGGCCCGGGCTTCCCTGATCGTGCGGTTGGCCATGTCGCCTACTGATTACAGAGGCCATGTTTAAATtgattgatgagagagagagaagattaagccacccaaaaggtggcacgggcatgaatagcccgtaagtggtggcccttttgagccatttccagtatcaatagatgatactggagatctgtggaggtgcgactgcaccctgcgtgacgggagatgtctcccggaccaagtggtgaccagatggtgtgccATGTTTAGGATGGAGGCGTATTTATTAGTGTCCTAGAGAAGAGGGTAGGAGTCAGGTGTCAGTGAGGGATAGAAgacgggtggggaggaggagcaagattatgagagcatatgaatataaaaacaaagataactgcagaaggcctattggcccgtacgaggcagctccaatttataaccacccaatcccactcataaacatgtccaacccgcgcttgaaacaatcgagggacaccacctccaccacgttatgcggtaattggttccacaaatcaacaaccctgttaccgaaccagtatttacccaagtctttcctaaatctaaatttatccaatttatacccattgtttcgtgttctgtcttgtgttgatacttttaataccctattattatcccgtttgttgtgtccatcaatccacttgtaaacataagaacatagaacaaaggcaactgcagaaggcctattggcccatacgagacagctcctatttataaccacccaatcccactcatatacatgtccaacccatgcttgaaacaatcgagagaccccacctccacaatgttacgtggcaattggttccacaaatcaacaaccctgttactgaaccagtatttacccaagtctttcctaaatacagatttttaaaagtttcccaaaaacgtatgcaacaaaatgaagtgtatcattatttataaaatcaataattctacgtagataagaataatgacgtaagtttttagaggcgtaaactctacatatagtgtgcaagtttcatgtaaattgaataataaataaaggctgtgaaaccagatctagttgtaaaagatggagttgcgtagcgcgcgcaacaagttactctactcgcggtcactcgtgacaatgcgtgatttacgcatttGCGGCCAGCTcataccttctatggagagctcgcatgcatctagctttcaatgcttgtctcttgttcgtttggtaagtcatattgcagtacaaataacaataatagcatgagttctgggagatattgtgagagcacGTCAGCGATAGAACCACTCCCCACGAGAGACATACAGTCACTGAGGGCCTGAGCCAcgtaccaccctctctctcacacaattctgttgccaatgagtgagtttatattcattttatgcataacatgttattttcaacgctattacgaaaaataagacttctacaacgtaagatacaataccccgcggcgcactcacgccgcgaggaccagattcacgaaagttgcagcgggaaatttgactctaattacgttatttttcaagatatcattaaacggtttggaccacagtgttgccagaacgttgtagtatttttcgtaaatattccatttttcttcaggttttcggttaccatggctccttaagctctttcagtttagcatcatcatggtactggttgtgtctgacctgtttaccagtacttctttttgtttggcgtgactcactattttttatggcctcataggtattatttatgaggtcatcataaaactgttgtacattctcaggcccataattgttataccaatgttctatgctgtctataaagaatttttcttgctctttccttactgttagcctgcgtctactcagcttaaattcttactaatcataactcccagatccctttcgcaatccgacttcgcaatctcaacaccatctagctcgtatcatgtaactctatcatcattacctaacctcagaactttacatttatcagcattaaactgcatctgccaatcctttgaccatttcaaaaccctatctagatgaacttgaagtgatagtgagtcctcctccgaattaatttccctaccgattttcgtatcatcggtaaatttgcaaatgttgctactcaaacctgaatctaaatcatttatatatattataaacaacagaggttccagcacagagccttgaggcactccacttacatcattttcccactctgacttgattccatttatactaactctctgtttcctttggtatagccatgccctaatccagcttaatatagcacccccaataccatgagactctatctttttaatcagtctttcatgtggcactgtatcaaaagctttgctaaagtcaaggtacacaatcatcacaatccttaccactatcaactgcctcaactatgctagaataaaaagataacaaatttgttaaacatgaacggccatttataaaacaatgttgcgactcaattattaatttatgtttttcaagatgaagacgaattttatttgctattatagattcgattaactttcccacaatagacgttaggctaattggtcgatagttagacgcaagtgatctatctcctttcttaaaaactggtatcacattagcaactttccaaaactctggcactctgcctgactctattgatttattacatatggttgacagtgggtcacaaagctcctctttgcattctttaagcaccctggcaaacacttcatctggccctggggatttgtttggtttgagttttactatttgtttaagaacatcctccctggtaactgctaaactcgtcaacctgtcctcgtccccacccacatagacttgttcggctgaaggcatattgttaagtacctctttagtaaatacagatacaaaatatttattaaaaatactactcatctcttcatcactatctgttatttgacctgtctcagtttttaatggacctatcctttccctagtcttagtacgatataactgaaaaaaaactttaggatttgtcgttgcttgccctgctatgcgaacttcatagtttctttttgcattccttatctcttttttaacatttttaaccagttgtacgaattcctgttctaaagtgacctccccatttttaatcctttagtaccaagctctctttttacctataaggttcttcaaattctttgttatccactttgggtcattagtattcgatctattcaatttgtatggtatactacgttcctgtgctttgtttagaatattcttaaataagttatatattgaatccacatcgaaatccccatttaagtcacctatcgctgggtttatgtctcgctccaagatcggcccacaccccatacccaagactttctaatcaatttgaccccaaaaaattttcttaggctattaaaatcagcttttcgaaaatctggcactttaacagaattttctcctactggtctattccattctatgctaaatctgatatctttgtgatcactgttccctagctcactccctatttcgatgtcattaatttgtgtttccctgttagttaacacttaaatataaaatattattttaaaatattatttttttattatatagctgaagaaccacaccaggtgtcttgttacaaaccattcgattaataaatcccagtgtcctatttgccttattacgaacattaatgcattgatccttttgttttaaattctttttgttgttgttgccgccgtaggcggctagtttattgtgcaccccatactaatcctgtgagcggtagcgcaaaagcattacagagggcacaaaaggtctttctcagacctcatcttagattattacaaacaatttcttcaatccttcacaccttatagatacaatgtcagctagttacagagaaagtgctattacaagagctacatatttacagtaagtcatcatacattaatggtaggtcttgtcgttaatacataatagtttggccaatggggatattacagagtgataggggagcttctgtttactattagtcctcacaatacactacttatttctgaatctcatatgtcattCATCTACTAGAAGCAAAATGTAGggaacagtgcaaggatttcaggtaatttatccatggtaataagataagttgccatatcatacagagtgagcttagatttatctctaaaaggctcaattttacaacaatccaagatatagtgttcgagtgtgtgtccctgcctatgtccacacactttacactttacttcatctagatccctttacaagccgaactgccagagatacttgtagccaagtctaatacgagctgtgacaacatctgttagtctactgactttgttacttgccccatacacatgttttacttcacacatttcattgtgatgaacaatggacctactagttccagtttgcactagaACTAGTGCAAAAAAAAACAGTGTTTCTAGTGTTAAAAAActagttctactttcttcaaatccatccaagagttctcgtctaatgacacttttaagggacctatttgataactcaagattccattcaatactgtctttatttactgcagccttagcaagggcgtcaactttgtcatgttcctgcatgccaatgtgagaaggaatccacaacatttttatatttacccttttgctaagtattcttacatatctacgtctagcttccaagacaagcacgttattacttgattgcaaactgtttattgctcgtagtgaggatagggagtcagaaataattaagctgtctacttcagtgttgtcaataatttcgagtgctaccagtatcgctaccaactcggcttgcattgtggacgcccagttactaattcggatatttctttgaattgtgctgccatcgggctgatgagcaataacagcacttcctgccctccctgtagctgtattgagtgatccgtcagtgtatatggtctgtgcaatgttgttttcagcttgtatattgtgaatgtgttctatggtgcttaatttagcagcaagctgagcatgagggttgcttatgattagtttcttggtggggtatgcaggggtcaggatgtcaaaaggtactatctgccagggtggaaggaagtgctgtactctttcatctgtatatacatcgtgcagtcccatcattttaatatgagtagcagttctttgaatccatttagactcgctagttccatttcgtatgtgttctaacagtgcaactgacacaatgttgtttttgttatcacgcagcagctttagtcccatcataagattaatttcaaatattctatctcgaatgctaagtatatttaattctttccgcatgttgagaactttggtagttataggacagccaagtataattctgagtgcttcattttgcatttttttccagtctatcaatacttttgccattctgcaggaccaaagctggtgcatgatagtctatcagagaccttacatacgctaaatacatcattcttgctattctaatattaataccatatttcgggctgtaccccactacagttctgagagccttgagtctgtctctacattgttgatgtaacttattgactgcagttgaggtacaagggacagagactccaaagtatttgaaagaagagacatagtctattggtatgttgtctatcttaagttttcgtggtccacttttgcggttgccaatttgtctgttaaataccttagttttagcagcgttgattacaagaccaaggctctcacaagctgtatgtatacaatttaagactgtttgcatttcgcggtgggttttagtatgcacaaggatgtcatctgcatagctgatagtgatgtttgccggactagttgggattgattttagtaaagcattaattagaacattaaacaaggtaggactaagtactcctccttgtggggtgcctagttgtgcCTTttgtctccatgaacagtaagaaaggttgtgatacagttgtgtacacttttaccatgtgtgaaaccattgatatcaggtgacatgtgctctttaactctatacaataatctattaagcaccattctctcaaaggttttgcacatgcaactggtcagtgagatgggacggaaagcatcaggttggccaggctttggtacaggtaccgtaagactggtggtccatgatacaggcaactgcccagtgacatagctggcattaaacaattctaataatgggttaccgggtacacgatgtaggagtcttagaatatcataggtgataccgtcctcaccaggagcagtgctcctgcccctggagagggctgcatcaaattcataatctgtatatggaacatcacattcatcatgttacttgctcaacatgaaatttatgagagaatttctgttggtggacctctcctgcaatttctccctagtgctagctggtaacattccaaggctggaaacctgagccctggctttctgtagcgggtttgggtgtgatgttgtctactatttttaccaataattttgtttatgcctttctaggctttgcccaggggagtatgcaggttaagtccactaacaaaaccctcccattcattttgtctcagttcagtcattctctccctcgccgctgcaagcgcggcctgaaacagttttaacatttgaggagttctaaggctcttatatgctttacctgtctgtctagcaattgatttaaggggCCATGGTAATAGGATATAAGAAAGTGTtgcagggtattcataatttattatcctgatacatgtgaaaggtgctgcacttaggccaagtttcagcatctcagcctaaatagagaaggagaaaaaaaaaaaaaagaatttttcaaccatgttcaattgacttcacagcccacaattgtgaaccaaaaccaTTTCTACGACACTCACCTATGACGTTACTATATAGTAAAGATTTTTATGTCAcatctttatcccagatgtatttagtgcaataatacagatttttaaaagtttcccaaaaacgtatgcaacaaaatgaagtgtatcattatttataaaatcaataagtctacgtagataagaataatgacgtaagtttttagaggcgtaaactctacatatagtgtgcaagtttcatgtaaattgaataataattaaaggctgtgaaaccagatctagttgtaaaagttggagttgcgtagcgtgcgtgacaagttactctactcgcgCGTGACACGTTACTCTactcgcggtcactcgtgacaatgcgtgatttacgcatttgcggccagctcgtaccttctatggagagctcgcatgcatctagctttcaatgcttgtctcttgttcgtttggtaagtcatattgcagtacaaataacaataatagcatgagttctgggagatattgtgagagcgcgtcagcgatagAACCACTCCCCACGAGAGACATACAGTCACTGAGGGCCTGAGCCAcgtaccaccctctctctcacacaatactgttgccaatgagtgagtttatattcatgttatgcataacatgttattttcaatgctattacgaaaaataagacttctacaacgtaagatacaataccccgcggcgcactcacgccgcgaggaccagattcacgaaagttgcagcgggaaatttgactctaattacgttatttttcaagatatcattaaacggtttggaccacagtgttgccagaacgttgtagtatttttcgtaatttttcgtaaatattccatttttcttcagGTTTTCGGTTACCATGACtccttaagctctttcagtttagcatcatcatagtactggttgtgtctgacctgtttaccagtccTTCTTtctgtttggcgtgactcactatttttaatACAATTCATAAATAaacatacataaaacaattcaacccagcctagagaacataaaaaacatcatcaccaaaaaactctcacatctcaacaaagcctacctacaccagagaatagctgaaggttcgccatctgcaacatggtatcttcaggcaaccaaattagaaaggttaaatatcccaaaaggaatccacagggaaatagcagttaggctatatagactacgtctaggttacagatgcaactgggagattggtgaaccccgacagagagagtgcatcttctgccaaactgtcacagaaaagccattacttcactatcttctggaatgtgaagcaaccagtgaccttagaagagctttaagagttcctgaatcatgcagtggccaccctgaagccatcaacacagccactctcctggtcaacaaaggtgtccagcagctggacaccctcataaagactgtgaagcagtatcctcccccacgataacagcttgattaaatgcaacctcagaacactggaaaaaaaattgtaccacttacgggctattcatgcccgtgccacctcttgggtggcttaatctttatcaatcaatcaatcaaacatggcacaccatctggtcaccacttggtccgggagacatctcccgtcacgcagggtgcagtcgcacctccacagatctccagtatcatctattgatactggaaatggctcaaaagggccaccacttacgggctattcatgcccgtgccaccttttgggtggcttaatcttctctctctctcatcaatcaATTTAAACATGGCCTCTGTAATCAGTAGGCGACATGGCCAACCGCACGATCAGGGAAGCCCGGGCCACTCACGGCACAAACCCCCAGTATTTAGTTGAGAAAATTATAAGAACTAGGATATACGACTCTAGATACTGGAAAGAAGAATGCTTTGCCCTCTCGGCGGAATTACTAGTCGACAAAGCAATAGCCCTcaggtgtattggtggtgttcaCGGAGCCAACAGCATACCCACGCCATTCCTATGTCTCGTGCTAAAGATGCTCCAGATCCAACCTGAGACTGACATAATTATAGAATTCATCACACAAGAGGATTTTAAGTATACTCGTGCTTTGGGGGCATTTTACTTGAGACTTGTATGTGGATCACTGAATTGTTACAAGTACCTGGAACCTCTCCTTAATGACTTTAGGAAACTACGCGTTATTGACCGTTCCGGCCAGTTCCAGTTTACTCACATGGATGAATATATTGATTGTTTATTAAGAGATGAATGTTCATGTGATATAATTTTACCGAGGATCCAAAAGAGACCGATTCATGAAGCCAACAACGAGCTTAAAGGTCGAGTATCCGTATTAAATGATGATTTGGACAACCACGAGAGGGAAAGTGATGAGGAGGACATCTTTCCTCCACCAAGaccaagaaatgatccagtagagCCATCCCGAACAACACTCTGTGACGACCAGGATGGCAGAGGCCACTCTAGCTCCCCACACCGAGGCCTTCCatgtgacagagaaagagaaaagctTCGCAGAAGTCACTCACAGGAGACAGATCATGAAAGAGGATCATGAAAGACAGATCATGAAAGAGGCAAGGAAAGGTCGAGAAAGAGACATCGCAGCAGATCAGAACAACGTCAGCGACGAGGATCTCCAGCCCATCGTCCCCATCACCGAAAAAATCGTGGAGaaagagaatcaaatagagagagaggaagggattggAATCGTTGTGAACGCAAAGGAAAACAATATCGCAGTGGATGTAGTAAATGAGATACCTTTTTGAGGATGTGGTAGGAGCTGACAGTGCTCCATTTGACCTGCAACTTCACTAATATCTCACTGCCCTCTAATGAGTTGACCTCACACTTGACTGCCGCCTCATGATATGAACCTCAAGCTTCCTgtgttatcattatatatataattatataattatacacgAAGCCTTCTTTGGACTCTTGAATGTATTTGAAGACCTGTATTCACGTTTCTGTCTTATAAGAACTATGTATTAATAAACACTGTTGTAATAAATGAATGCTATTATTTACATCTCATTATTTACCATCCCAAAgaataatatgtacctttattcaagtacaaataaaatatttaaatatcttagcgcctggtgcttggagagtagctgtgattagggtcttcatctggatgaaaaatgtgaaaaccaTCTTAAATGTGTTTTTTGATGTTTTTGACGTTGGTCGCAGAAAGGTGACATTTATATAAGGTATTTATATAAAGTCGTTTTTAACATATAAAATACGTTAATTTCAGTCACTCAATTCATGGACCTTTGGTGCAAACGTATAACTAATGTTTTTAAACGTTTCTATTTTAAATTAAGTAAAAATGCTTAATGTATTTGGGTGGTTTTGTGCAGGTGTGGGgttgtgctggtctgtgtgtgtgcgtgtacttttgATGTGTATGTTAAAGTGCAAATATGTAAGCACTACCATTACAAGAATAGGTGTATGAAGGTattccttttttttattaatacattaggtacatctgcatttgtgcagctaccctagactacatgaagggggagtacagtgtcaaaaagctagttacgtgatgctaaaaattccccatcacactggatggttagcccgttttgaatgaacagcatgttaaaatttatgaatgcgtctgtggggttgactgctaaatgtaatggacttgagtcgaggacgggttggtcctgggacctctgttgtttaatatatatataaatgatttagattcaggtttgagtagcaacatttgcaaatttgccgatgatacgaaaatcggtagggaaattaattcggaagaagacttactatcacttcaagttgatctagatagggttttgaaatggtcaaaggattggcagatgcactttaatgctgataaatgtaaagttctgaggttaggtaatgatgatagagttacatgatgcgagctagatggtgttgagattgcgaagtcggattgcgaaagggatctgggagttatgattagtaagaatttaagctgagtagacgcaggctaacagtaaggaaagagcaagaaaaattctttatagacagcatagaacattggtataacaattatgggcctgagaatgtacaacagtttttgatgacctcataaataatacctatgaggccatcaaaacaagtgagtcacgccaaacaaaaagaagtactggtaaacaggtcagacacaaccagtactatgatgatgctaaactgaaagagcttaaggagccatggtaaccgaaaacctgaagaaaaatggaatatttacgaaaaatactacaacgttctggtaacactgtggtccaaaccgtttaatgatatcttcaaaaataacgtaattagagtcaaatttcccgctgcaactttcgtgaatctggtcctcgcggcgtgcgtgcgccgcggggtattgtatcttacgttgtagaagtcttatttttcgtaatagcgttgaaaaaaacatgttatgcataaaatgaatataaactcactcattggcaacagtattgtgtgagagagagggtggtacgTGGCTCAGGCCCTCAGTGACTGTATGTCTCTCGTGGGGAGTGGTCctatcgctgacgcgctctcacaatatctcccagaactcatgctattattgttatttgtactgcaatatgacttaccaaacgaacaagagacaagcattgaaagctagatgcatgcgagctctccatagaaggtacgagctggccgcaaatgcgtaaatcacgcattgtcacgagtgaccgcgagtagagtaacttgtcgcgcgcgctactcaactccaacttttacaactagatctggtttcacagcctttatttattattcaattaacatgaaacttacacactatatgtagagtttacgcctctaaaaacttacgtcattattcttatctacatagatttattgattttataaataatgatacacttcattttgttgcatacgtttttgggaaacttttaaaaatctgtatttaggaaagacttgggtaaatactggttcagtaacagggttgttgatttgtggaaccaattgccacataacattgtgg harbors:
- the LOC138363996 gene encoding pre-mRNA-splicing factor 38-like; its protein translation is MANRTIREARATHGTNPQYLVEKIIRTRIYDSRYWKEECFALSAELLVDKAIALRCIGGVHGANSIPTPFLCLVLKMLQIQPETDIIIEFITQEDFKYARALGAFYLRLVCGSLNCYKYLEPLLNDFRKLRVIDRSGQFQFTHMDEYIDCLLRDECSCDIILPRIQKRPIHEANNELKGRVSVLNDDLDNHERESDEEDIFPPPRPRNDPVEPSRTTLCDDQDGRGHSSSPHRGLPCDREREKLRRSHSQETDHERGS
- the LOC123753002 gene encoding pre-mRNA-splicing factor 38-like, coding for MANRTIREARATHGTNPQYLVEKIIRTRIYDSRYWKEECFALSAELLVDKAIALRCIGGVHGANSIPTPFLCLVLKMLQIQPETDIIIEFITQEDFKYTRALGAFYLRLVCGSLNCYKYLEPLLNDFRKLRVIDRSGQFQFTHMDEYIDCLLRDECSCDIILPRIQKRPIHEANNELKGRVSVLNDDLDNHERESDEEDIFPPPRPRNDPVEPSRTTLCDDQDGRGHSSSPHRGLPCDREREKLRRSHSQETDHERGS